The window GCTTTTATACAGCAGCGCGCAGAAGCTGGCTGCTGCGCCGCGCCCGACCCGCCCGCGCAGTTGATGCAGCTGCGACAGCCCAAGGCGCTCGGCATTTTCAATCACCATAATTGAGGCATTCGGCACATCTACGCCGACTTCAATCACCGTGGTGGCAATCAGCAGCTGCAGCTCATTGCTTTTAAAGCGCTGCATCACCGCCTGCTTTTCATCGGCTTTCATTTTGCCGTGCACCAAGCCAATGTTCAGCTCAGGAAAGCGCTGTTTTATTTCGCTAAACGTGGCTTCCGCAGCCTGCGCATCCAGAGTTTCAGACTGTTCTACCAAGGTGCAGACCCAGTAGGCTTGCTTGCCTTCGGCGCAGTTGGCGGCGATGCGCTGCAGCACCTGTTCACGGCGGTCCAGCGGCAGGGTGACGGTTTGAACCGGGGTGCGGCCGGGCGGCAGCTCATCAATCACCGAGGTGTCCAAATCGCCGTAGGCCGACATCGCCAGCGTGCGCGGAATTGGGGTGGCGGTCATCACCAGCTGATGCGGGGTCATGCCGTTCAGGCCCTTGTTGCGCAGCGCCAGGCGCTGATCGACGCCGAAGCGGTGCTGTTCATCAATGATCACCAGGCCGAGTTTGGCGAATGCGACATTGTCCTGAAACAGCGCATGCGTGCCGACCACCAGATTGGCCGTGCCGTCTTTAATGATCTGCTCAGCGGCTTCGCGGGCTTTGCCTTTCTGCTTGCCGGAGAGCCAAGACACCGTCAGGCCCAGCGGCTCAAACCATTTTTTAAAATTCAGATAATGCTGCTCGGCTAAAATTTCAGTCGGCGCCATCAGCGCGACTTGCCAGCCTTCTTCCAGCGCATGGCAGGCCGCCACGCCGGCGACCAGGGTTTTGCCTGCGCCGACATCGCCCTGCACCAGCCGCAGCATCGGCTTATTCTGCTTCAGGTCGGCAGCGATTTCTTTGGAAACGCGCTTTTGCGCGCCGGTCATGGCAAAGGGCAGGCTGGTCAGCAGCGCTTTGGCATAGCGCTGGCTTGGGCTGAAGGACGGCGCTTCAATCTGCTGCATGTAGGCGCGCCGCGTCAGCAGGCTGACCTGATGCGCCACCAGCTCTTCAAAAATCAGGCGCTGCTGCGCCGGATGCGAGCCTTGCGCCAGCTGCAGCATATTGGCATTGACCGGCGGATGGTGAATATAATCCAGCGCATCGCGCAGCGCATAGCCATTGCTGAACTGGCGCGGCAGCAGTTCCGGCAGTTCATCGGCATGCTTTTCCAGCGCCTGCCTGACATATTCGCGCAGCTTGGGCTGGGTCAGGCCATCGGTTGCCGGGTAAATTGCGGTCAGCTGGGTCTGCGGCAGCGGAGTGTGTTCGGTAATCAGCTGCAGTTCGGGATGGTACATTTCCAGCCCGCGCGCGCCGACCCTCACTTCGCCAAAGGCCCGCAGGCGGCTGCCCATTTTGGCGCGGTCAGTAATGCCTTTGTAGATATGGTAAAAACGCAGGGTGACTTTGCCAAAGTCATCCTCCAGCAGCGCAGCCATGGATTTGCGTTTTCCCGGCGGAAAGTCCACACTTTTCACCGTGCCTTCCAGCAAATAGCTGCGCCCGGCGGTCAGCTGGTTCATTGCGATAATCGTGCTGCGGTCTTCATAGTCGCGTGGCAAATGAAACAGTAAATCGTCGGTGGTGAAAATATTCAGTTTTTCAAGCAGCGCAGCGGCAGCGTTTCCTACGCCTTGCAATTGGTGGACGGCAGCCATTTCCCCTCAGTACATCTTTGATCAGGTGCTAAATGCATATTTTATTTATAGGTTATGGTAAAACATCTCAGCGCGCTGCAAAACAGTTATTTCAGCAAGGCCACCAAATTACCACAATCAGCCGAAGCCCGAAATCAGACGGTTTTGCTTCCCATCTGATCCAGGATATACATCAGCTGGATCTGTCTGAAGTCGCGCCCATTGATGCGGTTTATGTGCTGCTGTCGCCTGAGAGCAGCACAGTGGAAGCTTATCAGCAAACTTTTGTGGATTCGATTGCGCCGGCTGTCCATGCCTTGAAAAATCATCCTGTAAAAAAAGTGATCGTGGTGTCATCTACTCGTGTTTACGGTGAAAATGCGGGTGAGCGGGTTGATGATGAAACCGCTCCGCAGCCGAGCGATGCGCAAGGGCAGGTGCTATTGAACATGGAAGCAGCGTGGCAGCAGGCTTATCCGTCGCAGTGTGTGATCGTGAGGCCGGCAGGGATTTATGGTACATCGGTCTCTCGTATGGTTAAGCTTGCAGAAACAAGCAAAACTTATCCGAAGCTGCATTGGTCGAACCGCATTCATATTGATGATCTGGCTGCATTTTTAGCCCACTTGCTTCACGTGGAACAGGCGGAAAAAACTTATATTTGCAGCAACAGCCAGCCTTTGCCTTTGCATGAAATCATTCAATGGTTTCAGCAGCAGTTGGCGCTGCCGGCTTTGGTTCTGGAAAGTGATGCGCCATCAGGCAAGAAAATTTATGCTTCGCGGATGCAGGCAATGGGCTTTGAATTGCAGCATCCAAACTGTTTTGATGATTATTTGGCGTTGTTGGGAGAGTTCCGGTAGATGGACAGTTTTTGTGAAAAATAATGAGAAAGCCGTTCAAATATGCTGAATCCTAGAACGGCTTTGCTTAAAATATTGATGCTTAGGCGAAGACTTCAATCATGTTGCATAATTGTATTATGTTAATTTTGGAAATGCTTAATAATCAACCATATTGTCTAATTGAAAGATGGTTACAGCGTCAATGGCTATTCAGATAAAATTCCTTTTTAACATCCTTATAAATAATATTTAATATGAAAAAACTAATATTTATTTCTATGACCCTTATATCAATGAATATTCAAGCTGAAATAGATAATTCTATAAGCTTAGATGAAAGGCTAGTAGATAAAGCAAAAGAATTAGTAGACGCAAATAATGAACTAGTACAAGTAAAAGATGTACTTAAATTGAAAGAAGTAAACTGTAACCGCCGAAAAGTAATGAGAGAATACGTAGAATTAGTTAATGAATTAGAGAAATCAAACTTAGATGAACTAAAAAATATAGAAGCCATTGAAAATGATGCAAAAAATGAAACTGACTTTAATGAAGAGAAAAGTTTTAATTTAGTTGTTATGAAACAGCATCAATATTTTAGAGAAAGCTTTAACTCAATGAAACATACGATTTTAGAAGAGATCGAACAAGAAGATAAAAGAATTCAAGAGAAGATGGCAAAAATAGAAGAAAGCGTTATAAAAGCCAAAGAGACGACTTTGGACAGTATATGCAACACAAAAACCGAGTAGAATGTGAATGCCTAGCAGATCAATTAAATTATTTATTCAATATAATAGGCGTTATACAAAATAAATTTTAATTCCTATTCCTTCATCCACAGCATAGGCACCTGCATTTTTTGCAGATGCCTATGCTTTTAAAAAGAAAGAAATTACTTCTTCTTGCGCTTCAAGCGCTTCTTCGCCTGTTCAGCAGCCACTTTATCCAGCGTGTCTTTCAGCTCTTCATCGCTGAAGGCGGTGATATGCTGCAGCATCTGCAGGGTCACATCATCCAAGACCAGATTGGCGTACTGCGCGACATTCTTAAAGCTGTCATCAAAGACGATAGCGCCTTCCTCATTTTTGCCGATATAGCCCTGCTCAGTCAGCACTTTAATAAAGCTCTGGAACAGCGCCTTATCAAAGAATTCCGGCGAGTTGAACTCATACAGCACAGACAGGCGCTGGCCGACCAGATGGCTCAGCTCTTCCACTTGGCGGGTTGAAATATTGCCCGAACCGCGCTGGGTAATCAGCGCCAGCGTCATGTAGTAGCGCTCAAGGCTCTGCATCACAGGCGCAGCCAGCACCGCCAGCTGGCTGTGGTCTTCGCTGTTCGGCGCAGGGGAAATCAGGTTGCCTTCGGCATCTTCCGAGATCAGCTTGGCCTGAATCAGCGCTTCCGCATAGGCGCAGATCCGGTCTTTCAGCTCTTCATCCTGCCATTTTAAGAACAGTTCAGCTTTCAGGAACGGATACAGCGTGCGGATGACATTGATCAGATCGCCGCGGCGGATGGAGCCGTTATGCTCAACCAAGGCTGCAATCAGGGACGGCAGAATGAAGGCATGCACAATGTTGTTGCGGAAGTAGGTCAGCAGCACCGCCTGGCCGTCTTCAATCGCAATAATATCGCCTAAGACATGCTTCACGCGCTTAATCAGCTTCAGTTTCAGGCCGTAGGCGATGATTTCCTTGCCGGACAGCGGCGTCACCTGCATGCGCTCATCATACGGCAGAGCCGTCAGCAGATTGCGGTAGGTGTCCAGCTGCTTAATGCAGATTTCTTCATCCAGCGTATGCTTTGCCGTCGCCAGCAGAATCAGCGACAGCAGCGAGACCGGATTGATCACCACGGCGCGGTTGATGTTTTCCAGAATGGCATGCGCTGAACTGTTGACGGCGTCTGACACTTCCTGCGGAATCGGCGCGTCATTTTTCTCGACTTTGATTTGATCTGCGCCGTGCTGCTTCAGCATGTCATCCAGAAATACAGGTTCGCCGAAATTGACATGCACTTTGCCGAAAATGCGCTCAATTTTGCGCAAGGTTTTCAGAATGCCCAGAACCGATTCGCCTTCCTTCGGCTTGCCGTTCATCTCGCCGACATAGGTTGCGCCTTCCATCAGGCGCTCATAGCCGACATAAGTCGGCAGGAACACAATCGGCTTGGCGCGGCCGCGCAGATGGCTGTGCACGGTCATGGCCAGCATGCCGGTTTTCGGCGGCAGCAGGCGTCCGGTGCGCGAGCGCCCGCCTTCAATGAAGTATTCAATTGGCGTGTTGCGCGACAGAATGCTGTACAGATACTCTTTAAACACCGTGGTGTACAGGGCGTTGCCGCGGAAGGTGCGGCGGATGAAGAAGGCGCCGCCGCCGCGCAGAATCTGCCCCACAAACGGCATATTCAGGTTGTCGCCGGCGGCGATGTACGGCACCATCAGGCCGCGCTTGTAAATCACATACGACAGCAGCAGGTAGTCAATGTGGCTGCGGTGGCAGGGGGTATAGATAATTTCGTAGTCTTTGGCCAGTTCGCGCACGGTGCTGAAGTTATGCACCTCAACGCCGTCATACAGCTGCGTCCACAGGCGGGTCAGCGCAACATCGGCAAAGCGCACCGTCGAATGCGAATAGTCGGAAACAATTTCATTTAAAAAGCCGATTGCGCGGCGTTCCGCTTCCACCATGCTGATTTTGCTGCGGATGCTTTCGCGGCGGATGCTGTCCTGAACATCCGGCGCTTTAATCAGCCCATGCATGACGTTGCGGCGGTCAGACAGGTCGGGGCCGAGCACCACTTCACGCTGCGCATCCAGATAATCATTCAGCGTGCTGATGATGTATGTCGCCGGCGATGAATTCGGATGCGTGGTTTTGGCGTAATCAATCAGCGCGCGCAGTGACTGGCCCTGATGAAACTCAATATAGGTTTGGCGGCCATGCAGGCCGATATTCACTAGCTGCTTGACTTTGCTTGGCGTAGACCAGGTATCGGTAAACAGCAGCTTCAGCCATGAATCTTCTTTTTCCGGATCGCGGCCCCACAGCAGGGTCACGGGAATCAGCTCGACATCCAAATCCGGCTGCTGCTCCAGAGCGTCTATCAAGCGGAGCAGGCGCGGCGGAAAAGCGTGCGGCGGCGGGTTCAGCAGATTGTTTTCGTCGCGGTGCTGCAGGAACAGCACCGAGGCTTTTTCGCTGTGCTGCCCCAGCACCAGCGGGTTCAGCGCGGGCTGCAGCTTCAGGCGCCGGGTTTCGCCGTCCACCACCAGCGCATTGCTGCGCGAATGGTTCAGCAGGACATAGCAGACAATTTTCTGCGGGGAGCTTGTGCTGTCTTCGCTCTGGGCGGCAGGCGCCGGTTCGGCGGGAACCTCTCCCAGAACGTGCGGTGTGACAACCAGGTCAATCAGCTTGCTGGAAAGCTTTCTATACATTTGACCAAAACCACTTTTGGGCATACAAACTCCTCGTTAAACAGCCAAAGCCCCGGAAAGCCGGAGGCGGGCCGCTATTTTGCGTAATTGCGCTGAAATGCAGTATGCCATTTTCTGACAAATTGCGCGCTAAGTGTAAGATTTTATCGTTAAAAAACGTATTTTTAGCGGATTATGCCGAAATCCGGCGTGACAGGGCAGTCAGCCAATCTCTAGGGTTTTGCTCTGGATTTATGGCAATATAGAAGCATTTCGCACGCCTGATGGCTTTTGCCTGGCCTGGCGCCATCCCACATATGAATAGGTTGCTTATGAATGCCTTAACGCAAGAACTTGTTGAACTGCTCAGCCTGGAAAAGCTGGAAGAAAATCTTTTCCGCGGGCAGAGCCGCAATCTGGTGGGCAAGCGCGTGTTCGGCGGCCAAGTGCTGGGGCAGGCCTTAAGGGCTGCCTCCTATACGGCAGACCGCCCTGCGCATTCCCTGCATGCCTATTTTTTATACGGCGGCGATGTCAATGCGCCGATTATCTATGAAGTTGACCGCCTGCGCGACGGCAAAAGCTTTGTCAGCCGCCAGGTGCGCGCCATTCAGCATGGCCGGACGATTTTCACCGCAATGGTGTCTTTTGCCGGCTATGAAGACGGCTTGAATTACCAGATTTCGGAGCCTGAATATCCGGCGCCGCAAAGCCTGAAAAATGAGGCTGAGCTGAAAAAGCAGATGGTGGAATTTGTGCCAGAAAATGTGCGCGCCAGCTTTATGCGCGACCGCCATGTGGAAATCCGCCCGATCAACCCCAGCAATCCGTACCAGCCGCAGCCGGAAGCTCCGACCTATGCGCATTACCTGCGCACGCATGACGCGATTGCGCCCGAAGTGGATGAGGTCTCCCTGCATCAGGCCATTGCCGCCTTCTATTCAGACTTTACCTTAATGACTACGGCGCTGCGCCCGCATGGCCTCAGCTATTTGTCGCCCAGCCTGCAATGCGCCAGCATAGACCATGCCATGTATTTCCATAAGCCGTTCCGTGTAGATGAATGGATGCTCTACGATATGGATGCAACGGTCAGCGCCAGTTCGCGCGGCCTGAATTTTGGCCGGATGTGGCAAAACGGCGAGCTGGTCTGCAGCACCACGCAGGAAGGCTTAATCCGCCTGCGCGAGATTGAAACGCAATAATCAGCATGCTGTTTCAACATCAAAAAATTAACATCAAAAATAATAAAAAATATGGGGGATGCTGTGCTTTTCAATTCAAATGAACGGAAATTTCAGCACCGCTCCATGTTTATGCTGGCTGCCGGTTTATGCCTGAGTCTTGCCGGCTGTGCTGATATTGCGGAAACGCCGGAATATCAGGCCGCCTGTCATGGCAAACCGCTGAAGAAAAGTGACCGGATGCGCGCCCGTGAAGACGGCTACGTCATTAATGAGCAGTATCAATGCATAGATAAGGCATCTTATGCCGCAATGCAGGAAGCTGAAGCGCGCTGGCAGGCTGCTCATACGCCTGAAGCCATTGCAAAAAGCAAAGCTGAGGATCAAGCCCGCATTGCGCAGCTGAATCAAGAGATGGCGCAAAGAGAGGCGCGGCGCAAGGCAGAGCAGGAAGCCAAACGGGCTTTAAGATATGAATTGCATTTGGTTGAGATCAATCAGGCATCGGCTGCTGAGCTGGCTGAAGTGTGCAGCATTCAACAAGATGCAGCTGAAAGCATTGTTCAGGAACGCGCCAATGGCGGGCAGTTTAAGGACTGGGCAGACGCCGTTCATCGGGTCATCGCGCTCAGCTCAGCGCAAAATGCAGTCTTTGCGTCAGTCTGCGGCTTAACTGTAAATGGCGCAAGCTTAAATGGCGCGCCGGCAAATGAAGAAGCCGCCCAAATGATTTTCCAGCGCGGCCTGCGCTGAGCGCATTAGGTCTGAACAGGGTATTTTTTAATGGCTTTCCGCCATCAGGCTGCGGCAAAAAAATCCTCGATTCTGCTTATCCGGCATGGCATAGTGCCTGCAGGACAGAACATAAAAGCGCAAAGCAATGAGCTTGAATACACAGATTTTATTGGCTGCCATTTTAGGCGCCGCCTTTGGTTTTTTGCTGAACCAGTTCCCGCAGACGCAGTTTTTTGAATTCAGCCTGTACGGCTTGGGTATTGCCGGCAGCGTGTTCATCGGCCTGCTGAAAATGCTGCTGATTCCCCTGATTTTCAGTTCAATTGTGGTCGGGGTCTCCAACCTGCAGGCGGGCGGGCAGCTCAGCCGGGTGTGGAAAATTACCTTGGCCTGCTGCGTGACCACCACCACGCTGGCGCTGATTTTAGGCCTGGCCTGCGCGCATATTTTTCAGGTCGGCAAAGGCGTGGATATCATGATGTTTCAGGACGCCATGAATCAGCACCAGACTCCGGACACCTTAACGCCGGCATCTTTCTTTAGCAATTTCATTCAAAACACCCTGATCAATCCCTTTAAGGCTTTTGCCGAGGGTAATGTGCTGGCGGTGGTGGTGTTCGCCTTATTTATTGGCGCTGCGCTGGTGAAAGGCGGCGACAAGTTCCGCAGCGTGCGCAAGCTCAGCCAGCAGTTTTTTGACATTATGATGCTGATGATCGGCTGGGTGATGAAGCTGGCGCCGCTGGGCATTTTTGCGCTGCTGGCCAAGCTGATTTCGACCGAAGATATTTCGGTGCTGAGCCGCCTGGCGGAATTTGCTGCTGTGGTCACCGGCACTACAATTTTTCATGGCGCGGTGGTGCTGCCGCTGCTGCTGTGGATTTTTGGCAAGATGAATCCTGTGACCTTTTTTAAAGGCGCGCGGGCGGCCCTGATTACCGCATTCGCCACCAGTTCCAGTTCGGCGGCCATGCCGCTGTCGATGAAATGCGCGCAGGAAAATTTAGGCGTGCGCCCGCAGACCGCGGGTTTTGTAATTCCATTGGGCACGCAGCTGAATATGGACGGCACGGCTTTATACGAGGCGGCGGCGGCGCTGTTTATTGCCAATCTGATGGGGCTGGATTTAACCCTGGGCCAGCAGCTGGTGGTCTGCGCCACAGCAATGATCGCTTCACTGGGCGCGCCGGGCATTCCCAGCGCAGGCATGGTGACGATGATCATGGTGCTGCAGTCGGTGGGCCTGCCGGCCGAAGCCATTGCGATTCTGCTGCCGATTGACCGGCTGCTGGACACCGTGCGCACCGTAGTGAATGTGCAAGGCGATATGATGATCAGCGTGGTGGTCGACCGCCATACACAGGATGCCGGTGCGCCGGCTTCATCCAGCTGAAGCGGGCATGCCGGCATGGCTGGCTTTTGACTTAAGCGATTTTCAGGGCGGCCCGCTTGGCGGCAGGGGACTGATTGAGATAGGCGACGGCATCTTCGGTTTTGGCTTCATGCACCGGGTCATACCACGGCATTAAATAGCCCAGCTGCTGCGACACCAGCCAGAACGGGCTGGGCATCAGCTGATTGTCCGCCTGAGCGGTGCGGCGCCATTCCCGCCAGATCCACGGCTTATAGACTGCCGGACGGATGGATTTAAAGCGCGGATCCTGCTGCATGATATGCGCGGCGCCGTCAACCCAAAGGCCGAGTACGGCGGCAATCACCGCGACACTCAGGTAATAGCGGGCAATGTAGCCGCCGCCTAAATGGCGGTACAGGTCAAAGGCCACGGTGCGGTGCTCAATTTCTTCCGCGCCGTGCCATTTAATCAGGTCCAGCATGGCGGCGTCCGCTCCCAGCCTTTCCCATCCGGTGTTGTACAGCGCGTATTTGCCCAGCACGCAGGTCATATGCTCCACGGTGGCAATAATTCCCAGACGGAATAGATCCCACTGATGCAGCAGCGGCTGCGGCACTTTCAGGCCCAGCGGCTCATCGGCCAGAAGCTTGCCGAACAGGAAATCCATCACGGCTAAATTGCGCTGAATATCGATATTGCGCGCAGCCAGATATTCGGTATTGGCCGAATGATGCGCCTGCGCATGCATGGCTTCCTGGCGGATAAAGGCCTGCACATCCGCTTTCAGCTTTTCATCCCGGATCTGCGGCAGCACCTTGTTGTACAGGCGGCAGAACCAGAACTAGCCCGCAGGCAAAATCATATTAATTTCATTGATGAAATAGCTGACAAAGGGCTGCTGCGGCACCCAGTCCACAGGCGTATCGCGCCATTCAAATTTGACTTTGCGCGGCTGAATCCGGTAGCCGATGGACGAGCCGGCGTTCGGGTTTCTAAGGCGGGAGAAAAGCTTCATCATACTGTCCTTGCTGTTTTTGCGCGCAGCGCATCTGCTTTACCGGATTCAGTATGGAAAAAAAATCCTGAACTGTGTTTAGCAATTCAGGACATTCCGCTGTCAAAAAATGAAATTCTTTGTCAGGCAGTAAAGCGGGGCATTATTCTTTAGGGGCGGCTGGCGCTTCATTTTCAGCGTCTGCAGGCGCAGCACCTTCAAAATCAGCTTCTTCCTCAAAGCCGGCTTCAGCGTCATCCGCTTCAGCTTCCGGAATGCTGTTCAGGTCAAACTCGCTGGCCTGTTCCAGCGTGAAGTTCAGGCGTCCGCCCATCACGCTGGCCAGCTCTTCCAAGCCCTGCTTGTTCAGTGAAGAGAACAGCTGAATGGAGAAATCCAGCTTCATCTTTTTCAATTGCGCTTTGACTTCCTGCAGAGCCTTGGACGCCGGGCCGCGGTTCAGCTTGTCCGACTTGGTCAGCAGCACATGCACGAACAGCTTGCGCGAGTAAGCCCATTCCAGCATCATCACGTCAAAATGCTGCAGCGGATGGCGGATGTCCATCAGCAGCACCAGGCCCTGCAGGCTCTGGCGGTGAATCAGGTAATTTTCCAGCTCTTTCTGCCAGACAATTTTCATCGCTTCCGGCACGGCGGCGTAGCCGTAGCCCGGCAAGTCGACCAGGCGCTGATCAGGATTGCCCAGGCTGAAAAAGTTGATCATTTGGGTGCGGCCGGGCTTTTTCGATGCGCGCGCCAGCTGCTTCTGGTTGGTCAGGGCGTTGATTGCGCTGGACTTGCCGGCATTGGAGCGGCCGGCAAAAGCGATTTCGTAGCCGCTGTCTTCCACGCATAAATTCAGTTTAGGCGCACTCATTAAGAATTCCGCTTTGCGCAGCCAATTCAATGCGCGAACAGAGTATTCAGTAATGGCAGGATCAACTTGCTTTTCATAGCTGATCTTTTGCTTCGGCCCATTGGCTGTTTTACTGTTTTTGGACTTTCCTCTGCTCTGGTGCATATCTGAACTTCATTCAAAACCTATCAAGCAGGCATTATAAAGGAAGTCGCGCGGGCAAGCGAACTTTGCAGCGCCAAAGCTGCGGAAGCTAGAGGTTAATCAGCTGAATCGGCGAATGCGTGCTGTATTTGGATGCAGCCGGCGCGCTGAGCACATCGGCGAGGGTGTATTGATCCAGGCTTTGGTAAAACTGCTCCAGCGCATGATCCAGAATGCCTTTCAGCCCGCAATTGCTGCGGAGCACGCAGGGCGGGGTATTGCATTCCACAATCGGCGTTTCCCGCTGCAGGATGCGCACCGCCTGCCCCAGCCTCAGCTGCAGCGCTTCCGGATTCAGCCGGATGCCGCCGCCTTTGCCGCGGGTGGTGATCAGCCAGTTCTGCTTGCCCATAAAGTGCACAATTTTAACCAAATGGTTTTGCGACACATGCAGATCCTGCGCAATTTCCGCAACCGTATACGGCATATCCCGGGGCTGGGAGATGTACATTAAAATACGGAGGGCGTAATCGGTGAATTTATTTAATTGCATGCCTGCACAGATATTTTCAGAAGTTGAATGAATAAAGGCTAGTCTAGCATAACCAGACCAGCCTCACATCTCATGCTGAACGCTTGGGTTTTAGTGGTGCACGCCGCCTGTGCCAAACGCTTCGCTGTGAATGCTTTCGGCAGGAATGCCGCGGGCAATCAGGGCTTTCTGCTGTTCCGCCATAAATGGCATCGGGCCGCAGAGGTAGTAGTCCGCTTTCGCCGGCAGCAGGGCGCTGTCCATGGTGCTTAAGTCCAGGCGGCCAGCCGCGTCATAGTCTTCATTCAGGGCATCGCCAGCATGCGGGAATTCATAGGCGGTGAATGTGCTGAGGCGCGGATATTTCGCTTTCAGGTCATGAATATGCTGCTTCATGGCATGCACTTGCTTGCTGCGGCAGGCATGGATGAATGTTACCGGCTGCGGCATGTCCAGCGTCACCAGCTGATTCAGCATGGCGATCATCGGAGTCAGGCCTACGCCGCCGCTGATGAATACGTTGCGCTTGCTGCTGTCAATCAGGTAGAAATTGCCTGTCGGTGCGGACACTTCAATTTCTGCACCTTCAGCCAAGCCATGCAGGGTGTTGGATACCCAGCCGCCGGCCAAATCGCCTTTTTCATCTTCACGCTTGACTGAAATGCGCAGATAGTCAGCCTGCGGGCTGTTGGACAGCGTGTACTGGCGCGGCTGCTTTAAGCCCAGCTCATCGACAAATACGCGCACTGAAATATACTGGCCCGCTTCGTATTTCGGCAGGTCGCCGCCGTCTACAGGCGCAAGGTAGAAAGAGGTGATTTCTTCGCTTTCAACCACTTTTTTGGCGATTTTAAAATTGCGCCAGCCCAGCCAGCTGCCCTTGGCCTGCTGATGCTGCTCATAAATGGCTTTTTCAGTGCTGATGAAAAGGTCAGCCAGCTGGCTGTAAGCCGCAGCCCAGGCTGCAATCAGCGGATCTTCCATCGGGATGCTCAAGACTTCGCTGATGGAGTGCAGCAGGTTTTCGCCGACAATATTGTAATCCGGCGCCTGAATATTCAGGCTGACATGTTTATGGGCGATCAGCTCAACAACCGGCAGCAGTACAGACGGATCTTCAATGTTTTCTGCATAGGCCAAGACCGCGCCGGCAAGGGCCTGCGCTTGAGCGCCGCTGCGCTGATGGCCCATGTTGAAGGTTTCTTTCAGCTCTGGGTTGTTGCCGAGCATGCGGTTATAGAAATAGCCGGTCAATGCCACACCATTTTCGCGGAGTACAGGAACAGTAGCTTTTACAAGGTCAATTTGCTGCGGAGTCATAGCTGATCTCTCATGGCGGTTATTTATAAGATGTATTTAAAATACATCTTTAATAATGCGTTGGCAATACATCTTATAAACAAAACCCTAAAAAAATTATGGGATATAAAAATATCCCATAATTTTGCTGCTTTTAATTGAATCTTTAGATTATTTTCCGCCGAACAGCGAACCCAGCAGGCCGCGGACAATTTTCTGCCCCGCGCTGCCGCCCAGGCTGCGGGCAGCGCTCTTGGCGAAAGTGCCGACCGTATCCTGAAGCAGCTTTCCGCGCTGCCTGGCGGCGCGTTCAGCTTCTTTCTGCTGCTCGCGTGCCAGGCGTTCCTGTTCACGCGCCTGCTGCTTTGCCTGCGCTTCCTGTTCTTTGGCCAGGGCTTTTTCCTGTTCGGCTTGCGCAGCCTGCTGCTGGCGTCCGGCGACTTTCCGCTGCAGCAGCTCAAAGGCGCTTTCGCGGTCTAAGGGCTGTTCATACACGCCGGCGGCGATGCTTTGCGCCATCAGGGCTTTACGCTCCTCCAGGCTGATAGGGTTGAAGGAGGAATGCGGCGGCATGACCCAGCCGCGCTCTACAATCTGCGGCGTGCCTTGCTCATCCAGGCAGCTGATCAGCGCTTCGCCCACTCCCAATTCGGTAATCGCCTGATCGGCTTTAAATTCCGGATTGGCGCGGAAAGTATC is drawn from Acinetobacter sp. WCHAc010034 and contains these coding sequences:
- the recG gene encoding ATP-dependent DNA helicase RecG is translated as MAAVHQLQGVGNAAAALLEKLNIFTTDDLLFHLPRDYEDRSTIIAMNQLTAGRSYLLEGTVKSVDFPPGKRKSMAALLEDDFGKVTLRFYHIYKGITDRAKMGSRLRAFGEVRVGARGLEMYHPELQLITEHTPLPQTQLTAIYPATDGLTQPKLREYVRQALEKHADELPELLPRQFSNGYALRDALDYIHHPPVNANMLQLAQGSHPAQQRLIFEELVAHQVSLLTRRAYMQQIEAPSFSPSQRYAKALLTSLPFAMTGAQKRVSKEIAADLKQNKPMLRLVQGDVGAGKTLVAGVAACHALEEGWQVALMAPTEILAEQHYLNFKKWFEPLGLTVSWLSGKQKGKAREAAEQIIKDGTANLVVGTHALFQDNVAFAKLGLVIIDEQHRFGVDQRLALRNKGLNGMTPHQLVMTATPIPRTLAMSAYGDLDTSVIDELPPGRTPVQTVTLPLDRREQVLQRIAANCAEGKQAYWVCTLVEQSETLDAQAAEATFSEIKQRFPELNIGLVHGKMKADEKQAVMQRFKSNELQLLIATTVIEVGVDVPNASIMVIENAERLGLSQLHQLRGRVGRGAAASFCALLYKSPLSQNGQERLRIMRETNDGFMIAEKDLELRGPGELLGTKQTGDIGFRVAKLERDDHLLNQAHYAAQQILKDYPQNAEALLKRWLPEAPRYAYV
- a CDS encoding NAD-dependent epimerase/dehydratase family protein — translated: MHILFIGYGKTSQRAAKQLFQQGHQITTISRSPKSDGFASHLIQDIHQLDLSEVAPIDAVYVLLSPESSTVEAYQQTFVDSIAPAVHALKNHPVKKVIVVSSTRVYGENAGERVDDETAPQPSDAQGQVLLNMEAAWQQAYPSQCVIVRPAGIYGTSVSRMVKLAETSKTYPKLHWSNRIHIDDLAAFLAHLLHVEQAEKTYICSNSQPLPLHEIIQWFQQQLALPALVLESDAPSGKKIYASRMQAMGFELQHPNCFDDYLALLGEFR
- the plsB gene encoding glycerol-3-phosphate 1-O-acyltransferase PlsB → MPKSGFGQMYRKLSSKLIDLVVTPHVLGEVPAEPAPAAQSEDSTSSPQKIVCYVLLNHSRSNALVVDGETRRLKLQPALNPLVLGQHSEKASVLFLQHRDENNLLNPPPHAFPPRLLRLIDALEQQPDLDVELIPVTLLWGRDPEKEDSWLKLLFTDTWSTPSKVKQLVNIGLHGRQTYIEFHQGQSLRALIDYAKTTHPNSSPATYIISTLNDYLDAQREVVLGPDLSDRRNVMHGLIKAPDVQDSIRRESIRSKISMVEAERRAIGFLNEIVSDYSHSTVRFADVALTRLWTQLYDGVEVHNFSTVRELAKDYEIIYTPCHRSHIDYLLLSYVIYKRGLMVPYIAAGDNLNMPFVGQILRGGGAFFIRRTFRGNALYTTVFKEYLYSILSRNTPIEYFIEGGRSRTGRLLPPKTGMLAMTVHSHLRGRAKPIVFLPTYVGYERLMEGATYVGEMNGKPKEGESVLGILKTLRKIERIFGKVHVNFGEPVFLDDMLKQHGADQIKVEKNDAPIPQEVSDAVNSSAHAILENINRAVVINPVSLLSLILLATAKHTLDEEICIKQLDTYRNLLTALPYDERMQVTPLSGKEIIAYGLKLKLIKRVKHVLGDIIAIEDGQAVLLTYFRNNIVHAFILPSLIAALVEHNGSIRRGDLINVIRTLYPFLKAELFLKWQDEELKDRICAYAEALIQAKLISEDAEGNLISPAPNSEDHSQLAVLAAPVMQSLERYYMTLALITQRGSGNISTRQVEELSHLVGQRLSVLYEFNSPEFFDKALFQSFIKVLTEQGYIGKNEEGAIVFDDSFKNVAQYANLVLDDVTLQMLQHITAFSDEELKDTLDKVAAEQAKKRLKRKKK
- a CDS encoding acyl-CoA thioesterase, which gives rise to MNALTQELVELLSLEKLEENLFRGQSRNLVGKRVFGGQVLGQALRAASYTADRPAHSLHAYFLYGGDVNAPIIYEVDRLRDGKSFVSRQVRAIQHGRTIFTAMVSFAGYEDGLNYQISEPEYPAPQSLKNEAELKKQMVEFVPENVRASFMRDRHVEIRPINPSNPYQPQPEAPTYAHYLRTHDAIAPEVDEVSLHQAIAAFYSDFTLMTTALRPHGLSYLSPSLQCASIDHAMYFHKPFRVDEWMLYDMDATVSASSRGLNFGRMWQNGELVCSTTQEGLIRLREIETQ